A genomic stretch from Halalkalibacillus sediminis includes:
- the rsgA gene encoding ribosome small subunit-dependent GTPase A, with translation MIQGKIVKALSGFYYVMAENETYTCKGRGLFRKQKVSPLVGDIVEFELDPDSQSGTIQKIHDRSNELVRPPVANVDQAIIVSSMIEPPLNPLLLNRFLVLVEHKEIEPLLLFTKGDLADKEVQDSCKEYAKAYEKAGYRTLMIPNENDAFAEQIRPYLNDRISVIAGQSGVGKSTILNRLKPELNLETNDISKSLGRGKHTTRHVELHPVFEGYIADTPGFSSLEFDGIELEDLRECFPEFVDREEGCKFRGCFHVNEPKCAVKAAVEQGEIQAFRYEHYLDFYEEIKNRKPRY, from the coding sequence ATGATTCAAGGTAAAATAGTTAAGGCGCTGAGTGGTTTCTATTATGTCATGGCAGAAAATGAAACTTATACTTGCAAGGGGAGAGGGCTATTTAGAAAACAAAAGGTATCTCCTCTTGTAGGGGATATTGTGGAATTTGAATTAGATCCAGATAGTCAATCAGGAACCATTCAAAAAATTCACGACCGTAGTAATGAATTGGTTCGTCCTCCAGTGGCCAACGTGGACCAAGCAATCATTGTCAGCTCTATGATCGAACCACCACTTAATCCATTGTTACTAAATCGTTTTCTTGTATTGGTAGAGCATAAAGAAATTGAGCCACTGTTACTATTTACCAAAGGTGACTTAGCAGATAAAGAAGTACAGGACTCTTGTAAAGAATATGCGAAAGCTTATGAAAAAGCTGGTTATCGAACGTTGATGATACCGAATGAGAATGATGCTTTTGCTGAACAAATCCGTCCATACTTAAATGATCGCATTTCAGTAATTGCTGGCCAATCTGGAGTTGGTAAATCAACTATTCTCAATCGATTGAAACCAGAATTAAATTTGGAAACAAATGATATATCAAAAAGTTTAGGTAGAGGAAAACACACCACTCGTCATGTGGAATTGCATCCGGTATTTGAAGGATATATTGCAGATACACCTGGATTCAGTTCCCTTGAATTCGACGGAATAGAATTAGAAGATTTAAGAGAATGTTTTCCAGAATTCGTTGATCGAGAGGAAGGGTGTAAGTTTCGTGGTTGCTTCCATGTGAACGAGCCTAAGTGTGCTGTAAAGGCCGCAGTTGAACAAGGTGAGATCCAAGCTTTTCGGTATGAACATTATCTTGATTTTTACGAAGAAATAAAAAATAGAAAGCCGAGGTATTGA
- the rpe gene encoding ribulose-phosphate 3-epimerase: protein MVKIAPSILSADFSKLGDEIKEVETSVDYIHVDVMDGHFVPNITIGPLIVDAVRPLTDLPLDVHLMIENPENYISAFAKAGADIISVHQETCPHLHRVIQQIKNEGVKAGVVINPSTPVQAIEPILQDIDLVLVMTVNPGFGGQKFIQSGVGKIEELNRLREMNGFTYEIEVDGGVNEETIKTCVDAGADVLVAGSAIFNQSDRQAAVQKLRNSL, encoded by the coding sequence ATGGTGAAAATTGCTCCTTCAATTCTGTCAGCAGATTTCTCTAAATTAGGAGACGAAATTAAAGAAGTCGAAACATCCGTTGATTATATACATGTTGATGTAATGGACGGTCATTTTGTTCCAAACATCACAATTGGTCCTTTAATTGTTGACGCTGTGCGTCCTCTAACAGATTTACCGTTAGATGTTCATTTGATGATCGAAAACCCGGAAAATTATATTTCTGCGTTTGCCAAAGCTGGTGCAGATATCATTTCAGTGCACCAAGAAACTTGTCCACACCTACACCGTGTGATCCAACAAATAAAAAATGAAGGTGTTAAAGCTGGAGTGGTCATTAATCCTTCAACTCCAGTTCAGGCCATTGAACCGATACTGCAAGATATTGATCTAGTGCTTGTCATGACTGTCAATCCAGGCTTCGGTGGTCAGAAATTCATTCAATCTGGAGTAGGGAAAATAGAAGAGTTGAATCGTTTACGTGAAATGAATGGTTTCACATATGAAATTGAAGTTGATGGCGGAGTGAATGAAGAGACGATTAAGACTTGTGTGGATGCAGGAGCGGATGTTCTCGTTGCGGGAAGTGCCATTTTTAATCAATCGGATCGCCAAGCTGCAGTTCAAAAGTTAAGAAACAGTCTGTAA
- a CDS encoding thiamine diphosphokinase, with protein sequence MKTVGIVAGGPKNELPSFSEYLSIDFWIGVDEGCLHLKSQNINPDLAVGDFDSMTETELSEISQVSEVLQFPNDKDQTDLEIGIDQAIKMDPDLVLIFGATGGRLDHEWMNINLLKKFSEKRIDAWMINKHNELTIKYPDTYKLEKDLRYKYISFLPMTEKVEHLSLKGFRYELEDENISSDSSLTVSNEWNEKKGTYSFSTGILLVVKSRD encoded by the coding sequence TTGAAGACAGTTGGTATAGTGGCAGGAGGCCCTAAAAATGAACTTCCTTCTTTTAGCGAATACTTATCCATAGATTTTTGGATTGGTGTTGACGAAGGGTGCCTACACCTGAAGTCTCAAAATATTAATCCAGATTTGGCAGTCGGTGACTTCGATTCGATGACTGAAACGGAACTCTCTGAAATTTCTCAGGTATCAGAAGTCTTACAATTTCCAAATGACAAAGATCAAACGGATTTAGAAATAGGTATTGATCAGGCTATCAAAATGGACCCCGATCTAGTTCTCATATTTGGAGCTACTGGGGGAAGGCTTGATCATGAGTGGATGAATATCAATCTACTGAAGAAATTTTCAGAGAAACGGATTGATGCATGGATGATCAACAAGCACAACGAACTTACGATCAAATATCCTGATACTTATAAGTTAGAAAAAGATTTACGTTATAAATATATTTCTTTTCTTCCTATGACTGAAAAGGTTGAACACTTATCATTAAAGGGTTTTCGATATGAATTAGAAGATGAAAACATCTCTAGTGATTCTTCCTTGACAGTTTCCAACGAATGGAACGAAAAAAAAGGTACTTATTCTTTTAGCACAGGCATATTATTAGTTGTAAAGAGCCGTGATTAA
- the spoVM gene encoding stage V sporulation protein SpoVM has product MRFYIVKLPRFVGGFVRAMRGVFIKK; this is encoded by the coding sequence TTGAGATTTTATATTGTAAAACTTCCGAGGTTTGTTGGTGGATTTGTAAGAGCGATGAGGGGCGTATTTATTAAAAAGTAG
- the rpmB gene encoding 50S ribosomal protein L28, whose amino-acid sequence MARKCQVTGRKTTTGNTRSHAMNANKRKWKSNVQKVRVMIDGKPQKVYVSARALKSGKIERA is encoded by the coding sequence ATGGCTCGCAAATGCCAAGTGACTGGTAGAAAAACAACTACTGGTAATACACGCTCACACGCGATGAATGCAAATAAACGTAAATGGAAATCAAACGTACAAAAAGTACGAGTTATGATTGACGGTAAACCTCAAAAAGTATACGTTTCAGCAAGAGCACTTAAATCAGGTAAAATCGAACGTGCTTAA
- a CDS encoding Asp23/Gls24 family envelope stress response protein, which translates to MSVDFTNEYGQVTISNEVVSTIAGGAAIECYGIVGMASKKQFKDGLSEILGKDNFSKGVVVRQEEDQLSIDMYIIVSYGTKVSEVAHNVQNQVKYAIRKMVGLQVDSVNIYIHGVRVTS; encoded by the coding sequence ATGTCAGTCGATTTTACGAATGAATATGGTCAAGTAACGATTTCAAATGAAGTTGTATCGACAATCGCAGGTGGAGCTGCTATTGAATGCTATGGGATCGTTGGTATGGCATCAAAGAAACAGTTTAAAGATGGACTTTCTGAAATACTTGGAAAAGATAATTTTTCTAAAGGTGTAGTCGTAAGACAGGAAGAGGATCAACTATCAATTGATATGTACATTATTGTCAGCTATGGAACTAAAGTTTCTGAAGTTGCACATAATGTTCAAAACCAAGTGAAATATGCCATTCGAAAAATGGTCGGCCTACAAGTAGATTCCGTAAATATTTATATTCATGGTGTAAGGGTGACAAGCTAA
- a CDS encoding DAK2 domain-containing protein, with protein MASNGLKGSQFAEMILLGAHHLSNQAQMIDSLNVFPVPDGDTGTNMNLTMTSGAKEIENVSSDHVGNVANSFAKGLLMGARGNSGVILSQLFRGFSKQVQDLETIEVNDLAAALDAGVQTAYKAVMKPVEGTILTVAKDAAKAGEDAAKSTEDPIEFFEKVLEEAKQSLERTPDLLPVLKEVGVVDSGGQGLVTVYEGFLASLKGEELPKTSSASPSLDDLVNAEHHKMHQDFMETEDIEFGYCTEFMVKFEEDKLAENPFDEEQYREELSEHGDSLLVVADDEVVKVHIHAEYPGEVMTIGQRYGSLINMKIENMREQHTSIVGDKKKEEAPKKQERLAIGVVTVSMGDGIQSMFESLGATVVIEGGQTMNPSTQDIVKAIEQTNADEVLVLPNNKNIIMAAEQAQELVDNKVKVVPTKSVPQGMSAMLAYNPETDLNENHESMSEAMQYVKTGQVTYAVRDTQIDGRTIEEGNFMGISDGSIEAVNPDKMKAIEELLTAMIDDSEDEIVTILQGEEGSDEEVEQIEQFIEDKFDEIEVEVHQGNQPIYSYIFSVE; from the coding sequence GTGGCTAGTAATGGTTTAAAAGGTAGTCAATTTGCGGAAATGATTCTATTGGGCGCACACCATCTATCGAATCAAGCTCAAATGATTGACTCTTTAAATGTTTTTCCAGTACCTGATGGGGACACTGGGACTAATATGAATTTAACAATGACTTCTGGTGCTAAAGAAATTGAAAATGTTTCTTCAGATCACGTCGGTAATGTTGCAAATTCTTTTGCTAAAGGTCTATTGATGGGAGCGCGTGGGAACTCTGGTGTAATTCTTTCTCAGTTATTCCGCGGCTTTTCAAAGCAAGTGCAAGACTTGGAGACTATAGAAGTCAATGACTTAGCAGCAGCGTTAGACGCAGGCGTTCAAACTGCTTATAAAGCAGTTATGAAACCTGTAGAAGGTACGATTTTGACTGTTGCGAAAGATGCGGCTAAAGCCGGAGAAGATGCAGCTAAAAGTACTGAGGATCCAATTGAATTTTTTGAGAAAGTTTTAGAAGAAGCAAAACAGTCATTAGAACGTACGCCTGATCTATTACCGGTTCTTAAAGAAGTGGGAGTAGTAGATAGCGGTGGACAAGGTCTAGTAACAGTATATGAAGGTTTTCTAGCTTCACTGAAGGGAGAAGAACTACCTAAGACAAGTTCAGCTTCTCCTTCTTTAGATGATCTTGTTAATGCAGAGCACCATAAGATGCACCAAGACTTTATGGAAACCGAAGACATTGAATTCGGCTATTGTACTGAATTTATGGTCAAATTTGAAGAAGATAAACTAGCTGAAAATCCATTCGATGAGGAACAGTACCGTGAAGAATTAAGTGAACACGGGGATTCTTTACTTGTGGTGGCAGATGATGAAGTTGTGAAAGTACATATTCACGCTGAATACCCAGGTGAAGTTATGACAATTGGTCAACGGTACGGAAGCCTGATCAACATGAAAATTGAAAATATGCGTGAACAGCATACGTCCATAGTTGGCGATAAAAAGAAAGAGGAAGCTCCTAAGAAGCAAGAACGCTTAGCTATTGGTGTCGTTACCGTATCAATGGGTGATGGTATCCAGTCGATGTTCGAAAGCTTAGGGGCAACGGTAGTAATCGAAGGTGGACAGACGATGAACCCGAGTACTCAAGATATCGTCAAAGCGATCGAACAAACGAACGCAGATGAAGTTTTAGTACTACCAAATAATAAAAATATAATCATGGCAGCTGAACAGGCTCAGGAATTAGTGGATAACAAGGTGAAGGTAGTCCCTACTAAATCTGTTCCACAGGGAATGAGTGCTATGCTAGCTTACAACCCTGAGACTGATCTGAATGAGAACCATGAGAGTATGAGTGAAGCAATGCAGTATGTGAAAACAGGTCAAGTCACCTACGCAGTCAGAGACACTCAGATTGATGGTCGTACGATTGAAGAAGGAAACTTCATGGGGATTTCAGATGGCTCGATTGAAGCCGTAAATCCAGATAAAATGAAGGCGATAGAAGAATTATTAACAGCTATGATTGATGATAGTGAAGATGAAATTGTAACGATTCTTCAAGGTGAAGAAGGAAGCGACGAAGAAGTGGAGCAAATCGAACAATTCATCGAAGATAAATTTGATGAAATTGAAGTCGAAGTCCACCAAGGCAATCAACCTATTTATTCATATATTTTCTCAGTGGAATAA
- a CDS encoding NCS2 family permease has product MQQLNNRWSTDVIAGLIGYLTTVYIVVVNSSILAEAGIDREQAMIATILASFFGCLIVGLWAKVPLIIIPGMGVNALFSFSIVQQYGFTFQEGLGVVVVASIIFLITAVTPLGEMFKKAIPDSLKHGITIGLGLFLVLIGLENGSLIQSGDYSIISLGDFSSPEVIVSLLTLLIGILLFVKNVPANFLLTMISGTILAYAFGVLDNEGTTITIDSWSNLFVLPTFTHAFEITFWVAVLPLAIVLIFESMGLIYGQLNMLNRSDSFHQTNRSSAVAAVMSGFFGTSPTIPAAESAAVIAAKGKTGIASIVAGVLFLSTIFLIPYISMIPANAISPILIIVGVLMMQNIRYIKVDDLTEAFPTFLIMFMIPFTYSIADGMAFGFIAYPIIQIVTRQKEKISWTLVIISCLFLIEFIIKGIM; this is encoded by the coding sequence ATGCAACAATTGAATAACAGATGGTCTACTGATGTTATTGCTGGTTTGATCGGGTATTTGACCACAGTGTATATTGTGGTTGTCAACAGCTCTATACTCGCTGAGGCAGGAATTGACCGCGAACAAGCTATGATCGCAACCATCCTTGCAAGCTTTTTTGGATGTCTCATTGTTGGACTTTGGGCGAAAGTGCCACTGATTATTATACCTGGAATGGGTGTAAACGCACTATTCAGCTTCTCAATTGTTCAGCAGTATGGATTCACATTTCAAGAAGGTTTAGGCGTAGTAGTAGTTGCAAGTATTATTTTCCTCATTACCGCCGTCACACCATTAGGTGAAATGTTCAAAAAAGCGATTCCGGACTCATTGAAACATGGTATTACAATTGGTCTAGGACTCTTTTTAGTATTAATTGGACTTGAAAATGGATCATTAATTCAAAGTGGAGACTATTCCATCATTTCATTAGGGGATTTTTCTTCACCTGAAGTAATTGTCAGTCTTTTGACGTTGTTAATCGGAATCTTATTATTTGTAAAAAATGTACCCGCTAATTTCTTACTGACAATGATTTCAGGAACGATCCTGGCGTATGCTTTCGGCGTCTTGGATAATGAAGGTACAACAATTACGATCGATAGTTGGTCAAACCTATTTGTTCTGCCTACGTTCACTCATGCATTTGAGATTACTTTCTGGGTCGCTGTTTTACCGCTCGCTATCGTACTTATATTTGAAAGCATGGGTTTGATTTATGGACAACTTAACATGTTGAACCGATCTGATTCATTCCATCAAACTAATCGAAGTAGCGCTGTAGCAGCTGTCATGAGTGGTTTTTTTGGAACTTCACCAACAATTCCTGCAGCTGAGAGTGCAGCCGTCATTGCAGCAAAAGGTAAAACAGGTATTGCAAGTATAGTGGCAGGTGTATTATTTTTATCTACAATATTTCTGATTCCTTATATATCAATGATCCCTGCTAATGCTATCAGCCCCATATTGATTATCGTGGGAGTATTGATGATGCAGAACATACGATATATAAAAGTGGATGATTTGACCGAGGCATTCCCGACATTTTTAATCATGTTCATGATTCCTTTCACTTATAGCATCGCTGATGGGATGGCATTCGGATTCATCGCCTATCCAATCATCCAGATTGTTACAAGACAGAAAGAGAAAATCTCATGGACGCTCGTGATTATTTCTTGTTTATTCTTAATCGAATTTATTATAAAAGGAATTATGTAA
- the sdaAB gene encoding L-serine ammonia-lyase, iron-sulfur-dependent subunit beta: MKFRSVFDIIGPVMIGPSSSHTAGAARIGLMARQLYGRQPKWAKIHLYGSFAKTYKGHGTDVALIGGLLSYDTDDERIKDAYKYAEEVGMNVEFVEEEGSAEHPNTARIRLGDDDGEFELVGISIGGGKAEITELNGFELRLTGQSPAILIMHDDRYGAIASVSKVLAEYEINIGHMEVSRKELGSDAMMIIETDGRLPAGVMEELKTCDHIKQVVTISD, from the coding sequence ATGAAATTTAGATCGGTGTTCGATATTATCGGACCTGTAATGATAGGACCTTCCAGCTCCCATACAGCAGGGGCTGCAAGAATAGGTTTAATGGCACGTCAGCTATACGGCCGTCAGCCAAAGTGGGCGAAGATTCATCTGTATGGATCCTTTGCCAAAACGTATAAAGGTCATGGAACAGATGTAGCTTTAATTGGTGGACTGTTGAGTTATGATACAGATGATGAACGAATCAAGGACGCATACAAATATGCTGAAGAAGTGGGCATGAATGTGGAATTTGTAGAGGAGGAGGGCTCTGCTGAGCATCCAAACACTGCACGTATTCGTTTAGGCGATGATGATGGTGAGTTTGAGCTCGTTGGTATTTCGATAGGTGGAGGTAAGGCTGAAATCACGGAACTCAATGGTTTCGAGTTGCGTCTTACTGGACAATCACCTGCGATTTTAATTATGCATGATGATCGTTATGGGGCTATTGCATCCGTTTCGAAAGTACTTGCAGAGTATGAGATAAATATAGGTCACATGGAAGTTTCTCGAAAAGAGTTAGGAAGCGACGCGATGATGATTATTGAGACAGACGGACGTCTTCCAGCAGGGGTAATGGAAGAGTTGAAAACCTGTGATCACATCAAACAAGTTGTTACGATTTCTGACTAG
- the sdaAA gene encoding L-serine ammonia-lyase, iron-sulfur-dependent, subunit alpha, with translation MFKSISELIQITEDKNIPISEVMIQQEVEETGKPREEIVAEMGRNLDVMEKAVEDGMNGVKSRSGLTGGDAVLIKKYMEEQESLSGNLLLDVVSKAVATNEVNAAMGTICATPTAGSAGCVPGVLFGLKPRLKPTRDQMIRFLFTSGAFGQVIANNASISGAAGGCQAEVGSAAGMASAAAVEMAGGSPQQSAEAMAITLKNMLGLVCDPVAGLVEVPCVKRNAMGSSQAIVSADLALAGVTSRIPTDEVIGAMFKIGQSMSPALKETGEGGLAATPTGKALAAKIFGPAMGKE, from the coding sequence TTGTTCAAAAGTATTAGTGAACTGATTCAAATCACGGAAGATAAAAATATACCTATTTCAGAAGTAATGATTCAACAGGAGGTCGAGGAGACTGGAAAACCTCGAGAAGAGATTGTTGCTGAAATGGGACGAAATTTAGATGTTATGGAAAAAGCCGTTGAAGACGGAATGAACGGTGTGAAATCACGTTCAGGTTTAACCGGGGGAGATGCTGTACTCATAAAAAAATATATGGAGGAGCAAGAATCTTTATCCGGAAATCTTTTGCTAGACGTTGTTAGTAAAGCGGTTGCAACAAATGAAGTGAATGCTGCGATGGGTACCATTTGTGCAACACCTACTGCAGGAAGTGCGGGCTGTGTACCAGGTGTGTTATTCGGCCTGAAGCCTCGTTTGAAACCTACTCGTGATCAAATGATCAGGTTCTTATTCACTTCTGGAGCGTTCGGACAAGTGATCGCTAATAATGCATCCATTTCTGGTGCAGCTGGAGGATGTCAAGCTGAAGTAGGCTCAGCAGCTGGTATGGCAAGTGCTGCAGCAGTAGAAATGGCTGGTGGATCACCGCAACAGTCTGCGGAAGCTATGGCTATTACCTTGAAAAATATGCTTGGTCTCGTATGTGACCCAGTAGCCGGTTTAGTAGAGGTCCCCTGTGTAAAACGAAATGCTATGGGCTCATCCCAGGCAATTGTATCAGCTGATTTAGCGCTTGCGGGTGTGACTAGTAGGATCCCGACTGATGAAGTGATAGGTGCCATGTTCAAGATTGGACAAAGTATGTCTCCAGCACTTAAAGAAACTGGAGAGGGCGGTTTAGCAGCAACACCTACTGGTAAGGCTCTTGCCGCTAAAATCTTCGGACCTGCAATGGGGAAAGAGTGA
- the recG gene encoding ATP-dependent DNA helicase RecG, translated as MLNDPVTVIPSVGEKTAEQLEMMDIRKVEDLLFHFPFRYDFHEIKPLKEIAHEEIATIEGTVVSEPQLSFFGRKKSRLTCTIQVGVVAIKAVFFNQAFLKDKLVRGEEVMLTGKWDMHRLQLTVHKFHTQTFEEESIQPIYRSKGNLTSNGLKKLNAYAVKASVDEIEEILPDKYLKDYKLPSRSEAIKELHQPTSKQTLKHARRRFIFEELFIFQLKMQWIRMKNKHQTEGFSKSFNDDQLGQFVKELPFELTKGQKSSLKDIMNDLKSSHRMNRLLQGDVGSGKTVVAAIALLANNLAGNQGALMVPTEILAEQHEHSLSELFGDRLTVVSLTGSIKGKRRREILERLGNGEIDIVVGTHALIQDDTIFNQLGLVIVDEQHRFGVQQRKTLRDKGLNPDVLFMTATPIPRTLSITSFGDMDVSIIDEMPQGRLPVETYWAKENMIERVYDFLMKEINKGHQAYVICPLIEESDQLDIQNAVDVFEQLNSVMPPQVKTALMHGRLPAQEKEDIMRDFAENNVQLLVSTTVIEVGVNVPNATIMVIYDAERFGLAQLHQLRGRVGRGSEQSYCILLADPKTENGKERMRVMTETTNGFELSEHDLQIRGPGDFFGKKQSGLPEFKVADIVEDYRALEVARKDAIEVMRHDRLTNDEDYKKLKQLIEADPMIQERIFD; from the coding sequence ATGTTGAATGATCCAGTCACAGTCATACCAAGCGTCGGAGAAAAAACTGCAGAACAACTTGAGATGATGGACATAAGGAAAGTGGAAGACTTACTCTTCCACTTTCCTTTTCGTTATGATTTCCATGAAATTAAACCTTTAAAAGAAATCGCTCACGAAGAAATAGCGACAATTGAAGGAACTGTTGTATCAGAGCCGCAGCTTTCTTTTTTCGGAAGGAAAAAATCGCGACTCACATGCACCATTCAGGTTGGAGTGGTTGCGATCAAGGCTGTCTTTTTCAACCAGGCTTTTCTGAAGGACAAACTTGTTCGCGGAGAAGAAGTGATGTTGACAGGAAAATGGGACATGCATCGCTTGCAATTGACCGTACATAAATTTCATACTCAAACATTTGAAGAAGAGTCTATTCAACCAATATATCGATCGAAAGGTAACCTTACTTCTAATGGCTTAAAAAAACTGAATGCTTATGCAGTAAAAGCTAGCGTAGATGAAATCGAAGAGATTTTACCAGATAAATATTTGAAGGATTATAAACTCCCGTCCAGAAGTGAAGCTATCAAAGAGTTACATCAACCTACTTCGAAACAAACATTAAAACACGCAAGAAGACGGTTCATCTTTGAGGAATTGTTTATTTTTCAATTAAAAATGCAGTGGATTCGAATGAAAAATAAACATCAGACAGAAGGGTTCAGCAAGTCTTTTAATGATGATCAACTAGGTCAATTCGTTAAAGAGCTCCCTTTCGAACTGACAAAAGGTCAAAAAAGTTCGTTGAAGGATATAATGAACGATCTGAAAAGTTCTCATCGAATGAACCGACTTCTCCAAGGAGATGTTGGGTCAGGTAAGACCGTTGTTGCAGCGATTGCATTACTCGCTAATAACTTGGCAGGAAATCAGGGAGCACTTATGGTACCTACTGAAATACTAGCTGAGCAACATGAACATTCCTTAAGTGAATTGTTCGGAGACCGTCTAACCGTCGTATCTTTGACTGGCTCCATTAAAGGGAAACGACGAAGAGAGATTTTAGAACGTTTAGGTAATGGTGAAATTGATATTGTGGTAGGTACGCATGCCTTGATTCAAGATGACACGATCTTTAATCAATTGGGATTAGTCATCGTTGATGAACAGCACCGTTTCGGGGTACAGCAGAGAAAAACCTTGAGAGATAAAGGCTTGAACCCTGATGTACTGTTTATGACAGCCACACCAATACCTCGGACTCTTTCTATTACATCATTCGGGGATATGGATGTATCGATCATTGATGAAATGCCACAAGGGCGTCTACCAGTCGAAACGTATTGGGCTAAGGAAAACATGATTGAAAGAGTATATGATTTTTTAATGAAAGAAATCAATAAAGGTCACCAAGCCTATGTCATTTGCCCGCTTATAGAAGAATCTGACCAGTTAGACATACAAAATGCTGTTGATGTATTTGAGCAATTGAATTCCGTCATGCCACCCCAAGTTAAAACTGCATTGATGCACGGCCGTTTACCTGCACAAGAGAAAGAGGACATTATGCGTGACTTCGCTGAGAACAATGTTCAGCTGTTAGTGTCGACCACTGTAATTGAAGTTGGTGTGAACGTACCTAATGCAACTATTATGGTCATTTATGATGCAGAAAGATTCGGGTTGGCACAATTGCATCAGCTTAGAGGAAGAGTGGGGCGAGGTAGCGAACAAAGCTATTGTATTTTGTTGGCTGATCCTAAAACTGAAAATGGTAAAGAACGTATGAGGGTAATGACTGAAACGACAAACGGATTCGAGCTTTCTGAACACGATTTGCAAATTCGGGGGCCAGGAGACTTTTTTGGAAAAAAACAAAGTGGTTTACCTGAGTTCAAGGTGGCAGATATTGTGGAGGATTACCGGGCTTTAGAAGTAGCAAGAAAAGATGCAATTGAAGTTATGCGCCATGATCGTTTAACAAATGACGAAGATTACAAGAAGTTGAAACAGTTGATTGAGGCTGATCCAATGATTCAAGAGAGAATTTTCGATTAA
- the fapR gene encoding transcription factor FapR, whose protein sequence is MKLKKKQRQEQLTEMIENTPFITDEELAKTFDVSIQTIRLDRLELSIPELRQRIKGVAEKQWNETVKALPVDEIIGDVVNLELDELAISILDVTADQAFSRNQIARGHHLFAQANSLAVAVINDELALTASADIQFTRPVKVGERVIAKATVVGQDEKERTIVEVKSFVNNETVFIGTFNMYRSTDG, encoded by the coding sequence ATGAAATTAAAGAAGAAGCAACGACAAGAACAGTTGACTGAAATGATAGAAAATACACCATTCATTACTGATGAAGAATTAGCTAAGACATTTGATGTAAGTATCCAAACGATTCGCTTGGATCGTCTGGAGCTTTCCATTCCAGAATTAAGGCAACGTATTAAAGGTGTCGCAGAGAAGCAGTGGAACGAAACGGTTAAAGCACTTCCTGTTGATGAGATCATAGGAGATGTAGTCAATTTGGAGTTGGACGAATTAGCGATATCGATCTTAGATGTAACTGCCGACCAAGCATTTTCAAGAAACCAAATAGCACGAGGGCACCATTTATTTGCCCAAGCTAACTCACTGGCAGTTGCGGTAATCAACGATGAATTAGCCTTAACGGCTAGTGCTGACATCCAGTTTACACGTCCTGTAAAAGTTGGTGAACGGGTCATCGCAAAAGCTACAGTAGTGGGACAGGATGAGAAAGAGCGAACAATCGTTGAGGTCAAGAGCTTTGTAAATAACGAAACTGTTTTTATTGGTACGTTCAACATGTACCGTTCAACAGATGGTTAA